The window GCTCCAGTACGCATATCCCAATAAATTAAACCAAGCGCTTCATTATAAGCACTGATTTTTTTTACATACTCGGTAAACCTTCTTTCTTCTTGTAAAATACTTTGCTTCATCGTGAACCCCTCCCATTATTTACTTATTATCCTATTCTGATTAATAGACAGTTAATCATATCAAACAAAAAAAGACAACAGTTATGTCTGCTGTCTAAATTTTGTTAACGGCTGCCATTTCTTTTTGTTTATTGTAATACCTTCGTCGGTAAGACTGAAAGGACGGCTTCAATTACATGTCTATCCTCTTCCTTGTTGATTAAAATATGGACAATTCCTTTGTCCTCATGTGTTCGAATCAGTCGGCCGATTCCTTGTCGTAAACGCAGCAGCATATACGGTAAATCCACATTAGCAAACGGGTCGTTAACCGCATTGCGCTTGGCTGTGAACACAGGATCATTCGGAGGGAACGGTAAGGAGAAGATAATGACATTCTCCAAGGACTGTCCCGGTATATCGAGTCCTTCCCAAAGATGAAGGGAGCATAGCACGGAATCTACTTCATTTTGAAATTGTGAGACGAGTGTACTGATTTCAGCATCTCCCTCGAAATAGATTGGAAAGGATTGTTCTCCTCCCTGACAATACCGTTTGAATGAAGCTAATTCCGTTTGAGTAGAAAATAATACAAGCCCATGACCATTCGTTTGCTTTAACTGTTCAAGAGTATAGGCGCATTTTTGTGCTATAGCATCTTGAGAGATGGCAGGCATTTTAATCGTCATATTTTCTTCATAATCAAAAGGCGATGCCACCATACAGGATAGAAAATGATCGATTCCTAATGAATGAGCAGTATAATCAAAGGACTTATTTTCAGAAAGAGTGGCGGAAGAGAAAATATAGGGTTTCTTAATGGCAAATACCTCTTCCTTCATGATTTCCTGTACAAGCCTTGGCATAATGACTAATGTTCTTTCCCCGTTGTAATCTTCCAACCAGGTAATACCATTCATTTCTTTCAAAAATAATGATAAAGAATAAGAAATTTGTTCGAGATACTCCTCCACAATTTTTAATTCATACTCATTAATCGTATACATCTCACTATCTAGAACGAGCTCTTCTTCGAGCTTATTGATCAGTGAATGCAGTTGTTTACCAGCAGCTCTAATTGCTGCATTTTTTTCGATTGTAAGTTTATCAGAACCATCATTCATATAAGCAGAATTTTTTAATTCGTAAAAAAACTGCTCGTTTTGGATAAGCAGGTCCTCAATGGTATAAAGCGTATTTTCCCTGACATCATTAGCCATCAGCTTTGTTAACAGTGTTTCGAGTACTCGTTCACTAAACCGATAGGTTAATGCCTTTTGACTGGCAAACTCCAATAAATGTCCCTCGTCAAAAACAACACAAGAATGCTCAGGCAAAAGCGCGAGTTGTCCTTCACGTTTACGTGATTCCTTTGTCCAAATATGCTCCATATAAAAATCATGTGAACAGATAATTAAATCCTTCGAATGACGATACCAATCTCGATGCAGAGTTTGTCCGCAGCGGTGCCTATTTTCACACGTAAAGCAGTCCTCTAGTGAATCCCAGCCAATTTTTGCCCATTGTTCATCTGTTAGCTCAGGATAATCTTTTCGATCACCATATCTCTCAAATGATTGCATGGAGTGGCTTCCATGAATAAAATCAGGAAGTCTATCATGAATCAAACTGAAGGCTTCATCTTCACTACCCGTCAAAAGTTTATCTAGTTTATTCAGGCATAGGTATTGATCTCTCGATTTAGCTAATCTAACGTCTATTTGTAAAGACAATGCTTTTTCAAGCTTAGCAATATCTCCCTCTTTTTTCACTAGCTGCTCAATTAAAGTTTCATCTGCACACGCAATAATGGCAGGCTGATTTGTATATCTTGCATAGCAGATTGCATATAAAAGATACACAATCGTTTTTCCCGTTCCAACTCCGGCTTCAGCAAACATGACTTTTTTATCTTTAAATGCTTTTTCCAATTGAAACGCCATATAAATTTGTTCATCTCTTAATTCAAAACCCGCTTCCGGAAGGCTGTCATAGAAAACATCTCCAATCCATTCACCTAATTTCTCAAAAAAGGATTCAGTTTTTGATAGTTCGAAAGGCATCCGATTCTGCATATTTTTTCCTCCATATCATAGCGAAAGCGTCTTTCGATGAAAGACGCTTTTTAACAACTGTCTTATTATAACAAACAGCTAAAATGAAATACATGCTTTTGCTTATTACATCTGATTTTTATTAATTGCTTGTCTTATCGTGACCATTTCCATTACGTAAATTCTTACTTCCACTATATAATCCAGAAGCTGACAGTCCTACCATGAGACCGACAATAATGCCCTCTATTAATACGTCAAAATAAAAGATACCAAAAAACAAACCGATTGCTACTGCTACTAATGGTGAAAATCGTACCGGTAAACCAGCTTTTTTTATGACTTCCACAATGCCGATGATAAGCGGGATAACGACTAAATGTAAAAATTCATACATATGTTTCCCCCCAATCTTATCTTTTCTAGTATTACTCATAGTACATAATACTAAGATTGGACAAGAATGGAACGGCTTTTAGCAAATAAAATCTATTATTTTGACAGGAGCTGATTTATTTTTCACGTGGCGGTCTTTTGCCCCAATACTGATAATAGTCAGTGCGGATAAATCCGTTAAAGAGCTTTCGCTTTTTTGTTGCCTTTTTCCCATAATAGGTTTCAAATTCCTCTTCAGATGTCAGCATATAAATGGACCAGGTATCTAGACTAGCAAAGGTCTGTCCCATTTCCTGATACATTTTATGAACCGCTGGTTTATCTCCTAATCGCTCACCATATGGAGGATTCCCTACAATCACACCATACTCTTTTTCAGTTGTGAAATCCTGAACACGCATCTGCTTAAAGGATAATAAATCCCCAAGTCCCGCTTCAAACGCGTTTTCCTTGGCAATATTGACGAGGCGGTGATCAATATCTGTTCCTGTAATATCCAAGGGCTGATCATACTTAGCGAGGTCCTCCACCTCTACACGTGCATCATCCCAAACCTTCTCATCAATCCAGCTCCAGCCTTCCGAGACAAAGTCTCGATTGAATCCAGGGGCAATATTTTGCCCGATTAAAGCTGCTTCAATGGGAATGGTTCCAGAGCCGCAAAACGGATCGACAAATGGACGATCTGCCGTCCAGTTTGTAAGGAGTACTAAGGCGGCAGCAAGAGTTTCTTTCAACGGAGCTTCGCCTTGCCCGACTCTATACCCCCTTTTATGGAGACCACTTCCGCTTGTATCGATCGTTAATAATGCCATATCCTTATGTAAAGCCACTTCAATTTTATACAGCGGACCGTTTTCTTCAAACCAGCCTGTCTTTTTATAATGCTGTTTCATTCTTTCGACAATCGCCTTTTTAACAATAGCTTGACAATCAGAGACACTAAAAAGTTTTGATTTAACTGATTTACCTGAGACAGGGAATTCAGCATTTTCCGGCAGAAACCTCTCCCATGGTAAAGCCTTTGTTTTTTCAAATAATTCATCAAAGCTTGTAGCCTTAAACTCCGCTACCTTTAGCTTAACTCGGTCAGCAGTACGCAGCCAAAGATTGCTTTTTGCAATCGCCATTTCATCACCTATAAACGTAATACGGCTGTTTTCCACCTGACAGTCATAGCCTAAGTTTCGTACTTCCTTTGCAACAATTGCCTCGAGACCCATTGCAGAAGTCGCTATCAATTCATATTTCGCCATGTTTTCACCCTTATCAATCACATTATTGTCGCTTTATATGTATCCCTGTTACATTATTATCCAGTTTTACCCAAAAACAATGCACAAAAAACTTATCATATCCTTAGGAATTACAAGAAAAGCTCTCCTTTTTTGGGAGAGCTTTTAATCTTTCATCAGACATTAATAACGTTCTGTAAGCCATGTTTTGTTCCTTTGTACTGCAAGCGACCCTTAGTCTTGTACTCAGGTGGTAATCATCTATCTACAGATGATAATCATCTGTCCTTCTCTTCGTTCATTTCCTCCAAGAAAGTGCCCCTACCATAATTTGGGTTTCTCACTCGTGGGGTTTACCTCGTTCCACCCTTTACATTTCTGAAAAGGCTCCGTCACTGTGGCACCTTCAAGGTATTCATACCATATCTCAAGAGACTTAGGTATTTTCCCTGCCGTCAGCCGGTTACCCGACTGCCCTGGCTTATGACTTCGCCAGGCACGAACACTACAAACATCTCAGTCTGTGCGAGCATGGACTTTCCTCTGCATGATGAATCATACAGCGATTACCCGAACGCTATTAATGATCACAATGTACATTATAATAAAACTCCATCGTAATAACAATAGCAATAAAAGTTATTCGTACAATTTACTTCCAAAAACATGCTTTTCAAGATTAGATAATCGTTTTAAAATATCAAAATTAGTTGTACCAGCAGTTTGTGTGGTTGGACGCTTTGCGGCCTCCTCCACTTGTTTTCTTAATCGCATATTTTCCTGTTGTAATTCTTCAATTTCCTGATGAAAGGTTTCATAATCCTTTATAATAAGATCAAGAAACTTATCTACATCTTCTGGCTTATAGCCTCTCATCGCTGTTTTAAATTCTTTTTCCAATATGTCCTTTGCCGTCAATTTCACTTTATCAGCAAGCATCATTCTCACCTCAACCATAGCCCATGTAATGTATATTTTTTCAAAAATATACGTTTTTGTCAATTTTTCTTTCTTTTAGGCTTACGCTTTGCTTAGCCTAACTAAAATGATCATAATTCCATTGCTCTTCTTCTGCTAATACTTGTAAATCATAAAACTGAATGGTTCGAATTTCGTATTCATTGTTTTCCTGATAATGTTTTGCTATTTCATATAGATATTTAGGGCTGCCTTCCTTTTCTGAGTCATAGAAAAGTAAGAGAATATCACTTTTTTCAATATGAAATTGGTTCTTCATACGAAGCTGCCATGGCTTTTCATAGGGGCGATGCGATACTGAATCAACGAAATCGGCTTCCATTAATATAGATTCATACCACTCTTTATTAGTTTCACTCCAGGCTGCCTCTTGTTCAAGATATGGTGTAATAACAGCCAGCTTCAACTCCGGATATTCTGTTTCCCGTAGCTCAAACACTACTTCTGCAGCCCATAGCTCTGTACCTAACTGACCTGAAATCAATACCCATTCTAGACCTTCCTCAAGCATTCCCTGCAAAGAATTGCGAATCGCTTTTTTTATGTATGGAATGGCTGGATGATTTTTTTTTAATATGCCAAGTTCAAAGGATTTATATCCTGATATCGCTGCTACCTTAGCCAAATCCTTCCCACCTATCTCATTGGAAAAATAAATCCACTCTTTATCATTCTACCATTAAGAAAAAACAAGGGCTAATATCGGCCCTTGTTTTTATTACTATCTAAAAAATCCAGGTCTTGGTCTCATTCCAGGAGGTCGGTAACCAGGGTATCCTGTTGGTCCAAAGCCAGTAGTCGGTGCAGGTGGCGGACCAGGAACAGGACCGATGTTTGTGCTTGTCACCTCATTCACGAAGGATTGAGTATGTGGAAAATGATGTTGATATTGATAGTTTGTGTGGTTTACATGCGTTGTATGTGAAGGATGAACAACAGGAACCACAACATTTTCTTGACTATGAGTAACGCAGCACTTTGTCGGACAAACAATTGCCGGTAACACTTTTGTTGGTCTGCAATGCATTATATTTTCTCCTTTCATCATAAATTACTTTACATTAATAACCTATGATAATCGGAGGTATCTTGTACTAATGAATATACCTAAATTTGGCTACCCTTTATAAACCCACTAATTCTAAAAAAGTGCATAGAAATTATCTCTAAAGCTTGTAAAAATAAGGGCAGTTAAACCGATCACAACAAAAAAGAGATACAGAATAGCTTTATACATGTTCCCCGCCTCACTCATTTTTAATCTAATAAAACTCAACAATTTCTAATTTTACTCGCAAGTGAGGAGACAAACAACTGTTTATTAGCCTATAGAACAAAAAAAAGAAAAACTGTCATTTATTTGACACAAACAATCATTTTTTCAATTGTTTTCTCTTTAGTCGGTTCATCCTTTTTAACAAGTCGTCATATACCCGATTATGCTGACGTCCATATATATCTAGCGCTTGCTCTGTCACTCCTAAGGCCTTGTCCATGTTCTTGTAGCGATGTTCATATATCTTTGCTAGCTCGATACAAGCCTCTACTTGGCTAAGAGAATCTCCCTGACTTACTACCTCTTCCCATAGACTGACTGCTTCTGGCCAATTTTGCTTTTTTTTTGCTTGAAATGCAAGAGCATGCTTAGCTTTGACAGCTTCTACTTGATTTCCTTCTGTCAGCTTTGAAAATACCTCTTCAGCTGCATCTGTCTCGCCAAGATAGGAATACCAGCGACCCACTTCAAAGGTTTCCTTCCCTGTTTGTGCTTGATCAATGCCTAATAACTGATAGGAAAGATGTGTGTAAAGGGTTATGAGCGATAAAATGTCCAATTCATTATGCTTTAGAATTCCAATCATGCCCTCAGGATCCTTCCGTTCAACAAAGTCAAAATAAATCATTGGCGCTAGGAAGCCTGGTACATCATCTTTTCTTTCAAAGGCTAAAATTTCTTTTTCAACCATTGAAAGCTTGACACTTTCTAAACGATGCTTCCAGATTCTCCTTGCTGCGTGATAAAGGTCAAAATGACCAAATGGAGGAAGCTTCGGAACATGCTCTCTGATTAACGTATGCCTTGTTTTTACCTGCGGCCAGTCAAAAGCCTTGCCATTATAGGTCACCATCTTAGCGTAATCAATATTCTCTAAAAAGCTCAAATAAAGAGGAACCTCTGACCCAGGCTGCGGGAGAATATGCTGCTTTAATACAATCTCCTTACCGTTAAAGCTAGCATGTCCCAGTAAAAAGATCGTATTTCCAGCACCGCCCCCAAGCCCGGTTGTTTCCGTATCAAAGAAAAATAACTCATCCGGCTGATAACCTTTAGCAGATAGGGGATGATTAACCGCACTATCATTCCAGGCAGCCACAGCCTGTAAATAGTCAGAGTAACGATATTTCCCGTGCATTGTATCGAGGGAATACTTTACTTCGCGAATGAAACAGTAATCATGATCTGTGTAGTACGGTAATACGCCAAATTCCCTCCATTTTTCAAGAAACGGAATGTCCTCCCCTCCCTTGTTGGGTAGAATAGCAAAAGCTTCCGATTTCAGATCATCCTTCTCAGTACGTATATGTGCCTTTAAGCGATTTAGTTTATTTTTTATTGACATGATTATTCACCTAGGAAAGAGTTGAATTTTGAATAAAAGAAAGCAGCTTAATTGTATCATGTTTTGCTGATTCGTTTTGCACATCCATGCCGATACAGGATGGACAGCCGGCTTCACAGGCACAGTTTTGCACCATTTTCTTAGCCTCATCTAATATGGTTTCAATTCCTTGATAGATTTTATCACTCAGCCCTACCCCTCCAGGATAACGATCATAGAAAAAGACAGTCGGCTTCTCATTATGAGCTGCTTTTACCTGTGGGACAACATGGATATCCTGTGCGTCACACATCACAAACAGTGGTGCAATATGTCTAAGTGCATGGGCCATGCCAATTAAACCTTGATCAAGCTTTTCTTCACTGAGCCCGCTCTGCTCTTTATCTAAAGAAATCCAGGCAGCACTTGTATGAAGCTCCTCCTCCGGAAGCGAAATAGGCCCAGAGCCAATATTCTCATGTGTTTCAAATTTTATTTTCTTAAAGATTGTTGCCATTGCCAGGACACTCACATCACCATAACCGATTTCCAACCGATTTATATTATGCTGCTTATCCACTTCAAGCACCTTTAGTTCCACGGCCAGATTTGCATCTGTATAGTAATCGACGGCAACCTCACGGACAAACGCCTTCTTTTCCTCCCAGTCAAGGGTTTCCACCTGATATTGAACTCCTTGATGTAAGTAGATAGCTTCTTCATGCAAAAGCGTCATGGCTGAAAAACGATCCATTTCACCAATGACCCTTGCATGAGCTGTTTCAGAAATGTCGATGATTACTACATTTTCCTGCGAAGCCGACCGGAGTGAAATATTATGGGCAGGGAAGGAATCATTCATCCAATACCATTTATCACCATTCTTATACAGAACCCTTTCCTCGCTTAAATAATCTAGAATTTCATTAGTTTGAAAGCTTCCAAAGCTCTCTCCTTCTTTAAAAGGTAACTCATAGGCAGCACATTTAATGTGATCAATTAGAATAATTAAATTATCTGGATTTATTCGGGCACTTTCCGGACTGCGGTGAAAAAAATATTCTGGGTGTCCAATAATATATTGGTCAAGCGGACTGGAGCTGGCTACCATCATAACAAGTGATTCGCTATGCCGTCTTCCAGCCCTTCCAGCCTGTTGCCAGGCACTTGCAATTGTACCGGGGTAACCCGTCATGATACATACCTGAAGCTGACCAATATCAACACCAAGTTCGAGCGCATTTGTACTTACGACACCGTAGATTTCACCTGAACGCAAACCATTTTCAATACTACGGCGTTCAGTCGGTAAATAGCCGCCTCGATAGCCTCTAATTGCTTTTGGACCAAGCTGATATTTGACCAGTTCCTTTAAATACGTTAATAGAATCTCGACTCTAACTCTGCTGCGGGCAAAAACAATCGTTTGAATTTTATTCCTCAATAACTCAGCAGCCAGCTTTCGCACCTCAAGTGTTGCACTTCTGCGAATATTTAACGGTTTATTGACAATTGGAGGGTTATAAAAAAGAAAATGCTTTACGCCACTCGGTGCTCCGTTGTTATCAATAAGAACCATTTGACTATCAGTTAGTGCTTCAGCGAGCTCGAGTGGATTAGCAATCGTTGCCGAGGTACAAATAAAAATCGGATTGCTGCCATAATATTGGCAAATTCTTTTTAACCTTCTAATGACATTGGCAACATGACTACCAAATACACCCCTATAAATATGAAGCTCATCAATAATTACATAGGTTAAATTTTCAAAGAGAGAAACCCATTTCGTATGATGGGGTAAAATTGCAGAGTGAAGCATATCTGGATTTGTAATGACAATATGCCCAGCCTTTCTTACCTTTTGTCGAATATTAGCCGGTGTGTCACCATCATACGTGTAGCTGTTGATTTGCAGGCCTGCGTCCTGGATTAATTCATTTATTTCACTTTTTTGATCCTGGGCAAGCGCCTTGGTCGGAAACATATATAGTGCTCTTGCATTTGGATTACGAGTGATGGTTTCAAGAACGGGAAGGTTATAGCATAAAGTCTTCCCGGAGGCAGTTGGTGTAACCGCAACAATGTTTCTCTTTTCCATTACCGATTCAAATGCTTCTCTTTGATGAGTATATAATGTATGAATTCCCCGACTCTGCAAGGCCGCTCTAAGCGAAGGATGAATAGAGGCTGGAAAATCAACCGTCCTCGCTTCCCTTGCCTCCATTGTCTGCCAATGAACAATATTTTCTTTCACGTCATCGGTTAGCTTTAATTGTTGAATAATTTCTTGCAAACTCTTTCGACGATTCATTCATTC of the Bacillus tuaregi genome contains:
- a CDS encoding ATP-dependent DNA helicase — translated: MQNRMPFELSKTESFFEKLGEWIGDVFYDSLPEAGFELRDEQIYMAFQLEKAFKDKKVMFAEAGVGTGKTIVYLLYAICYARYTNQPAIIACADETLIEQLVKKEGDIAKLEKALSLQIDVRLAKSRDQYLCLNKLDKLLTGSEDEAFSLIHDRLPDFIHGSHSMQSFERYGDRKDYPELTDEQWAKIGWDSLEDCFTCENRHRCGQTLHRDWYRHSKDLIICSHDFYMEHIWTKESRKREGQLALLPEHSCVVFDEGHLLEFASQKALTYRFSERVLETLLTKLMANDVRENTLYTIEDLLIQNEQFFYELKNSAYMNDGSDKLTIEKNAAIRAAGKQLHSLINKLEEELVLDSEMYTINEYELKIVEEYLEQISYSLSLFLKEMNGITWLEDYNGERTLVIMPRLVQEIMKEEVFAIKKPYIFSSATLSENKSFDYTAHSLGIDHFLSCMVASPFDYEENMTIKMPAISQDAIAQKCAYTLEQLKQTNGHGLVLFSTQTELASFKRYCQGGEQSFPIYFEGDAEISTLVSQFQNEVDSVLCSLHLWEGLDIPGQSLENVIIFSLPFPPNDPVFTAKRNAVNDPFANVDLPYMLLRLRQGIGRLIRTHEDKGIVHILINKEEDRHVIEAVLSVLPTKVLQ
- a CDS encoding THUMP domain-containing class I SAM-dependent RNA methyltransferase; translated protein: MAKYELIATSAMGLEAIVAKEVRNLGYDCQVENSRITFIGDEMAIAKSNLWLRTADRVKLKVAEFKATSFDELFEKTKALPWERFLPENAEFPVSGKSVKSKLFSVSDCQAIVKKAIVERMKQHYKKTGWFEENGPLYKIEVALHKDMALLTIDTSGSGLHKRGYRVGQGEAPLKETLAAALVLLTNWTADRPFVDPFCGSGTIPIEAALIGQNIAPGFNRDFVSEGWSWIDEKVWDDARVEVEDLAKYDQPLDITGTDIDHRLVNIAKENAFEAGLGDLLSFKQMRVQDFTTEKEYGVIVGNPPYGERLGDKPAVHKMYQEMGQTFASLDTWSIYMLTSEEEFETYYGKKATKKRKLFNGFIRTDYYQYWGKRPPREK
- the gpsB gene encoding cell division regulator GpsB; its protein translation is MLADKVKLTAKDILEKEFKTAMRGYKPEDVDKFLDLIIKDYETFHQEIEELQQENMRLRKQVEEAAKRPTTQTAGTTNFDILKRLSNLEKHVFGSKLYE
- a CDS encoding DUF1273 domain-containing protein, which encodes MAKVAAISGYKSFELGILKKNHPAIPYIKKAIRNSLQGMLEEGLEWVLISGQLGTELWAAEVVFELRETEYPELKLAVITPYLEQEAAWSETNKEWYESILMEADFVDSVSHRPYEKPWQLRMKNQFHIEKSDILLLFYDSEKEGSPKYLYEIAKHYQENNEYEIRTIQFYDLQVLAEEEQWNYDHFS
- a CDS encoding CotD family spore coat protein yields the protein MHCRPTKVLPAIVCPTKCCVTHSQENVVVPVVHPSHTTHVNHTNYQYQHHFPHTQSFVNEVTSTNIGPVPGPPPAPTTGFGPTGYPGYRPPGMRPRPGFFR
- a CDS encoding ribonuclease H-like domain-containing protein → MSIKNKLNRLKAHIRTEKDDLKSEAFAILPNKGGEDIPFLEKWREFGVLPYYTDHDYCFIREVKYSLDTMHGKYRYSDYLQAVAAWNDSAVNHPLSAKGYQPDELFFFDTETTGLGGGAGNTIFLLGHASFNGKEIVLKQHILPQPGSEVPLYLSFLENIDYAKMVTYNGKAFDWPQVKTRHTLIREHVPKLPPFGHFDLYHAARRIWKHRLESVKLSMVEKEILAFERKDDVPGFLAPMIYFDFVERKDPEGMIGILKHNELDILSLITLYTHLSYQLLGIDQAQTGKETFEVGRWYSYLGETDAAEEVFSKLTEGNQVEAVKAKHALAFQAKKKQNWPEAVSLWEEVVSQGDSLSQVEACIELAKIYEHRYKNMDKALGVTEQALDIYGRQHNRVYDDLLKRMNRLKRKQLKK
- a CDS encoding DEAD/DEAH box helicase produces the protein MNRRKSLQEIIQQLKLTDDVKENIVHWQTMEAREARTVDFPASIHPSLRAALQSRGIHTLYTHQREAFESVMEKRNIVAVTPTASGKTLCYNLPVLETITRNPNARALYMFPTKALAQDQKSEINELIQDAGLQINSYTYDGDTPANIRQKVRKAGHIVITNPDMLHSAILPHHTKWVSLFENLTYVIIDELHIYRGVFGSHVANVIRRLKRICQYYGSNPIFICTSATIANPLELAEALTDSQMVLIDNNGAPSGVKHFLFYNPPIVNKPLNIRRSATLEVRKLAAELLRNKIQTIVFARSRVRVEILLTYLKELVKYQLGPKAIRGYRGGYLPTERRSIENGLRSGEIYGVVSTNALELGVDIGQLQVCIMTGYPGTIASAWQQAGRAGRRHSESLVMMVASSSPLDQYIIGHPEYFFHRSPESARINPDNLIILIDHIKCAAYELPFKEGESFGSFQTNEILDYLSEERVLYKNGDKWYWMNDSFPAHNISLRSASQENVVIIDISETAHARVIGEMDRFSAMTLLHEEAIYLHQGVQYQVETLDWEEKKAFVREVAVDYYTDANLAVELKVLEVDKQHNINRLEIGYGDVSVLAMATIFKKIKFETHENIGSGPISLPEEELHTSAAWISLDKEQSGLSEEKLDQGLIGMAHALRHIAPLFVMCDAQDIHVVPQVKAAHNEKPTVFFYDRYPGGVGLSDKIYQGIETILDEAKKMVQNCACEAGCPSCIGMDVQNESAKHDTIKLLSFIQNSTLS